CTCCGTTTGGTGTATCAGTTGCTAAAAGAACTGAAAAGAGGAAATTGTTGGCTTGTTGCGTTCGCTTGCGAATATCTTCAAGTCAAATTTGAAAGTGAAGCATTCGAGAGCGAACGCTCTCTTTAACTCGCTCATATGCAGATCACAAATGTCGAGTCTTGCGGGAATGTCATGTTTTTGCGGGAACgcgtgttttttcaacaacttttgtCTGGCGTTGCTTGAAGCTTCAAGATAATAATGTAACTATTGCACCGGCAATAGGcagcgaaaaatttcatgtaaaattgaaGCGTGGGTAATGGAAAATGTGTTAATTGAggattgtaaaaataaaaaaaaatatgctcgaGGAATAACGTAATAGAATGTAGTCTTATGCACTGTTTAACGTTTTAaacattcaatattttgaaaatgcttttttcacatttttataagCAGATTTTTTGAGTTTCATCATTAACCATTCATCATTAATCATTTATCCAGATTAACAATTGTCTCTATTCACAAGGGGATAGAAAtagaacatttgaaaattgaaagtaaagattttatttaattttctttttttttaagttgttgaaGTAATATAGTGTACAGAATgatttctaaacaaaaaaagtggGTGTAACCGATCAGAGTTAGGCAAAATGTCACGAAAAACTTCAGACTCAAATTCTACAGCCAATTCAAATGTTAGAACCTAAACATTTGGTATCATCTGATTACGATTATACCAGTTCAGAATTGAGttgattattatttaattttatgttgaatttaattatttactAATCGATTGAAAGGAACTGAagtttatttgataatttttatcaaattttcagattttaaattgtgtgtttgaaagtattttaatttggaaattttaattttatttttaattctgaagcCTAATATGAGCTGCTGTTTCTAGATATTGATAGTGATTTATTAttgtcaaaaacttttatttgaaaactttgataaaaaaaaaaacattgttaaattgTCTTGgtcattattttgatttcaaattcttagtGTTTATATTGAGtaaacatttgtaaaatttatttttgttttaaagctaAGTCctcaatttttgcaaattttgataaaggatttttttaaatatatagtagtcttttaaaataatttatgacCATCTTCAAGgcctcaaaaaataaatttattaaaaatctatagttttttaatgtttttccagTGCATCACAGTACACATGTATTTAAAGTTAAAGCAATACCATGTTTAATactaaaaaggtaaaaaaatctggaaagtttGTCGCAATTTTCCTACACTAACTagaatttaagaataaaaaataccttttttggGTTCAACAGCCAGGCACCATGTGAACTGAAATCAGTTTTGATTTACTTTATCATCAAATTCTTAAATACTCCatatcaatattaaaataaatgagatattcgaaaaatattcccAGAAATTCGATCTTTACTACACATCTACACATCTTTACTACACATCTACATCTTTACTACAAACATTGCTTTTAGAAATAACATAAGATCtcgaccttttttttatttttataattaactcATTTAAGCACCAATTAAATATGATCGATGTCTCAGATTGCATTTTTAAATCCAATCCGGTTCTCATTCATCAATGGCAACACTAACGTtcatatttaattgattttttctcgaacttCTGCAGaacttgtattttttgtaaaaagccgatttgaaaaaaatgtaagcaaTGATAAATTACTTTTAATGTTTCTCATttataacaaaacaattttatacTTCCCCAGCTGAACACTACCGCAATTCGTTGGACCATCAAGACGAAACATAATTTAGATTATTGGTTCGCGAAGCACTTAAGTGAACATGTTCTCGACCGATTCGCTCTCAGCAGCGAACTGCAACAAGTTGTTTTTTGAATGTCGCAGTTCGCCAGTGAATGTATCGCTTGTCGGTGGATATTTGTTGCATGCTTCTGCATGAATGATACAAGAAGCTGTGGATTCGCCATAGGAATTCCTTCTAGCCTGAAAACAGTCACATGGAAATGTTGCAGGCAAGAGCAATGAAACTTTTGTTTCGCCGGAGAAATCTCTCAGTGAACGATGAGTGGAAACGAACGAGTTTCAGATCCTTGATCGAAAgacttaataaaataaaaaataccaaaGGTGTTAAAACtcccatctttttttttgctctatcggatcttccacaatttgttgtGACGGTCTTCTAAAAAATTGTTTAGCGTAATATTTTCTtcagagaatttttaaattggcacaaaaaccataagcaggatCGCTTCTACAGAAGAaccaaaaatgatgtaaatttttcagtaaaaatattcaacttttccatacaaacataaaagttcaaatgtaaacgttacttaaaaattctgcaaaaaatcatcaatgAGTTTTGAAATAAGACGTTCTTTAGACCCCAGGATttaagaaattcgaaaattatcctgaatcgactcagtctaatgtacacagcaaaaaatttctaaaagtacacggaatctaaaaaacgagtgatctatttttttttcaaaaataggataGAAATAAGCTATTTTGATGTAATTGCGGTACGCTAGTTATGGAACCTGTACTGCATCCAAGGATGACATCTTGCGACATCGGAGAGAACTAAATTCTCACCACTCGGCTTGGAGATTTAGTGGCGCACATTGCGTTGTTTACTTTTGCTTTCCGTAATAAATATAAGTTTGTACAATTATCCGCTGGCGTTTCGATTGGTACTCCTTATTGGTGACCCCGACGATAGGAATTCAACGGAGGAATCGATACACCACACAGTGGGTAAGAAAACACACAAATTTATACACTTGGGCGCAATTGGCTGTGTGTCGAATTTTTATGTCTCTCTTCAAGGCAACATAACCTGAATTCTACACATAAAATCCACTGCCGAGGCGCCCAAAGCTCAACGATGACGGATAATCAGCGCCTGAAGGACGAAATCATCCGGCTGCAAGCAGAGCTCCAGGCAGCACAAGCATCTACTTCACAAGCGCCGCCAGTCAGCGCGATTAATCGAGTTGGAATCAAAATCGGCCCTTTCTGGAAACGCGATCCAGCTCTTTGGTTCGCCCAAGTGGAAGCTCAGTTCACTTTAGCTGGCATCATCCAGGAAGACACCCGGTATTTCCATGTTCTATCAGCAATTGATTCGGAGATACTTGCGTGCTGCTCGGATATAATCCGGGATCCGCCGGCAGTTGATAAATACACCACCGTCAAGGAAAGGATCCTTAAGGAGTACAGCGTCAGCGAGCAAAACCGAATACAGCAGCTCCTAAGAGGATGTGAATTAGGCGACCGCAAGCCATCTCAGCTACTACGGGAAATGCGAGATCTAGCCAGAAACTTCATTACGGACGAAAAAATTCTGAAGTCCCTATGGCTACAACAGCTTCCGGAAACAACACAAGCTGTGCTCAAAATTTCCGAGGAAACTCTGCAGCTGTCACAACTAGCTGAACAGGCGGATAAGCTTGCAGACATCGCGAAAACTCGTTATACATCTTCTGCAGCTATCGACGAAAGTAGGAGCAGCCAATCTGAGTTGTCAGAGCTACGtgaacaaatttcaacaaatttcttataattttacatt
This sequence is a window from Uranotaenia lowii strain MFRU-FL chromosome 3, ASM2978415v1, whole genome shotgun sequence. Protein-coding genes within it:
- the LOC129758797 gene encoding uncharacterized protein LOC129758797 — its product is MTDNQRLKDEIIRLQAELQAAQASTSQAPPVSAINRVGIKIGPFWKRDPALWFAQVEAQFTLAGIIQEDTRYFHVLSAIDSEILACCSDIIRDPPAVDKYTTVKERILKEYSVSEQNRIQQLLRGCELGDRKPSQLLREMRDLARNFITDEKILKSLWLQQLPETTQAVLKISEETLQLSQLAEQADKLADIAKTRYTSSAAIDESRSSQSELSELREQISTNFL